GACCAAGCTGTTGATATTCATTTAGAACGTGCGCGTAATTATCTACAAAACCCGCCCCCAGAGTCCTGGGATGGTATTTGGACAATGCTTACTAAGTAGTTTTTGTCATTGGGCATTGGGTCTTAGTTCTTTATTCTTTATTCTTTCTCCCCCTGCTTCCCCTGCTTCCCCTGCTTCCCCTGCTCCCTCATCTCCCTTGTCTCCCTCATCTCTCTTGCGCCTTACCCATTCCCGCCTCTCCACTTCAACCTTGAGTCTCACCCTGGTCATCCTGAAACGGGTCTTCACCGATTCTTAGTTCTTTTTTTGAGTGTTTCAACTGTTTCCATAGATCCCTTATTTGTTTGTAAGCTTCACCTGGAGGCAGTTTTCCACCTGTTTCTAAATTGCAAATGTAGCTTACGCGTTGTGCAAATTCTTGTAGATTTGCATTAAAAACCAAATTTTCTGGCTTTACCTGACCGTAGTAGCGGCCACGAGGGTAGAGAAAATCATCCTTATCCACTATTTCTTTCTCCATTTCTTCAATTCACCTTTTATCGAAACAGAATTCAGGAGTCAGAATTCATTCTGAATTCTGACTCCTGAATTTTGAATTTTTCTTGATAAAGCTTGAAATACTCTTCTCGTCCTTAATGTTACAAAAAAAGTTTCCGCTCAACAGACTAGAGAGAATAATTGATTTTCTTCCCAGTTTTAGCTATTGATCTCATCTTAATTTATGAAGTTCCAATTGTAATTAACTTCAGTCGAAACCCTGAGTTATAAACTATTAAAACATACCCGTATATGTTGTCTAGATTTTCTTTGCAAAAATAATTACGACTTAGATAGTAAAACTACTTACACAACTATACTAAGTAGCAAAGTTAATTACCCTCTGTTAAAAGTTAGAGATTTAGTTCTCAATCTTTGTCAACTGGCTAATTTGGGCATGGGGTATTAGTTCTTTATTCTTGCTCCCCCTGCTTCCCCTGCTCCCCCTGCTTCCCCTGCTCCCCCTGCTCCCTCATCCAATTCCTAAAGTCCTTGCTTCTTCTTTAAATAATCACCAATGGTTAATAGTTAAGAACTAAAGATAAAATGGTGAAGCCCGAAACGACAAAAATTGTCCATCGCCTAGAACTTTACCTGCCACCATGTCTGTTAATTCCAAGTTATACGAAGGCAAAGCAAAAATTCTTTATACAACGGACGATCCCGAAGTCTTGTTGGCTGATTTTAAGGACGATGCCACGGCGTTTAACGCCCAAAAACGTGGCAGTATCCAAGGAAAAGGAAAAATCAATTGTAGCATTTCCAGCCAGCTTTTTAAACAGTTGGAGGCTTATGGTATAAAAACTCACTTTATCGACAGCCCTAGCCCGAATCAGATGCGGGTGAGGGCAGTAAAGATTTTACCCTTAGAAGTAGTGATCAGAAATATTGCTGCTGGCAGTCTGTGTCAACAAACAGGGTTGCCAGTGGGTACAATTCTGAAACCGCCTTTAGTTGAGTTTTATTACAAAAACGATCAGTTAGGAGATCCATTGTTGACACGCGATCGCCTATACCTGCTAAAACTAGCTACTGCGGAACAAGTAGACGCAATTACACATCTAGCATTGCAAATCAACGAATTTCTCCAGAACTTTTGGCAACGATGTGGCATTACCCTAGTAGACTTCAAACTAGAGTTTGGTTTGGACTCACAACAGCAGTTGCTCTTGGCAGACGAAATTAGCCCCGACACCTGCCGTTTGTGGGATACCACAGAAGAAGACTCAAACCGTCGGGTAATGGACAAAGACCGCTTTCGCCGGGATTTAGGAAATGTAGAGGATGCCTACCAGGAGGTTTTACAAAGAGTGCTAAAAGCAGTAGAAACTACAAGTTAAACAGGTAAAAACCAAAAGGTCACAAGGAACTATATTTTGACTATGAATTTTGAAACTTTAGATTTTTTGGTTTATGCCGACTAACCTCCAGCTAGCGCTTTCGCCCCGTACTTCGTCCCGCTGCGAATACAATAGTCTATTTCAATCCAAAATCCAAAATCCAAAATCTAAAATTGCTTGCCTTTTGCCTTGTAAAGTAAAAAAGCAAAAGAAAAAAATTATATTTTGAGTTTTACCTTTGGCATAAGGGCATTATTGCCTTGTGATGGTGTGTCTGGTCGTGAAGAGGAATCATAAGTAAAATGCGTTTATCTCCCGTATTGCTGGCAGTAGTAGCAATTGCAGTCCCTTTGGGCGGCTCATTAAGTGCAAATGCAGAAACCGCCAACAGTTCAAAACAGACAACAAAAATTTCGACATTAGAAACAGTTCCGGTTGATTCTAGGAAAAATCTAGAATCTGGACTTAATCTCACAGAGTTTACAGAAGCAGAGAAATCCCGCATTGTCGCAGTTTACCCTGCCAATCCAGCAGCGATACCTGCGGCGGGCTATGCCTACTCGACATCAGGGGTAATAGTGCCAACCTCCACAACGCCAAAAACGGCACAAACCCCAATCATAAATCCCAACTCTAGTCAACAGCCCTCTCCTGCACCGGATATCCCACCGCCAGAAATTCAACAACCAACGCCTTCCTCAACTCCTGAGACTACTCCAGTCCCGCAGAATGTCAACCCATCGACAACAGAACCTTTATTACCCACAACTCCAGAACCATCCACCACTCCAGACATTCCACCTTCAGGTAGTCAGCAAAGAACACCTACCCTACGTCCAGGCGGAACTCCCAGTCCGCAGAACGTTAATCCGCCAACAACTCCCAATCCGCAGAACGTTAACCCACCAATAACTCCTAGCACTCAACCCAACACAGCCCCAGAAGCCAACGATCCCCGCGTACTGGTGTCAGAAGTAGTAGTTAAATCACAAGCTGGGCAACTATCACCAGAACTAGAAGAACAAGTTTACAAAGTAATTCGTACCCAACCAGGACGAACCACAACCCGCAGCCAACTGCAAGAAGATATTAACGCTATCTTTGGTACTGGATTCTTCTCCAACGTCCAAGCATCGCCAGAAGATACCCCTTTGGGAGTGCGCGTGAGCTTTGTCGTACAGCCTAACCCCGTCTTGAGCAAAGTTGAAGTGCAAGCTAATCCAGGTACTGGCGTTGCTTCCGTACTACCAGCAAATACTGTAGATGAAGTATTTAAGGATCAGTATGGTAAGATTCTTAACTTACGCGACTTGCAGGAAGGTATCAAAAAGCTAAACAAGCGGTATCAAGACCAAGGTTACGTGCTAGCTAACGTGATTGGAGCGCCCCAAGTCTCTGAAAACGGAATTGTTACCTTACAAGTAGCAGAAGGGGTGGTAGAAAATATTAGAGTCCGGTTCCGCAATAAAGATGGTCAGGAGACAAACGAGAAGGGACAACCAATTCGCGGACGGACGCAAGATTACATCATTACCAGGGAATTGGAATTAAAGCCAGGACAAATATTCAACCGCAACACGGTGCAAAAAGACCTACAGCGCATCTATGGACTGGGACTATTTGAAGATGTAAATGTCTCCCTTGACCCTGGTACTGACCCCAGCAAAGTGGATGTAGTAGTAAACGTAGCTGAACGCAGTAGCGGTTCTATTGCGGCGGGGGCAGGGATTAGTTCTGCTAGCGGACTTTTTGGAACGGTTAGCTATCAACAGCAAAACCTGAACGGCAGAAACCAAAAACTAGGGGCAGAAGTGCAAGTGGGAGAACGAGAACTACTGTTTGACGTGCGTTATACAGATCCCTGGATCGCAGGAGATCCGCACCGGACTTCCTACACAGTTGATCTTTTTCGCCGCAGTTCAATCTCGTTGATTTTTCAGGGCAAAGATCGGAATATTAATACATTTGACCCAAATAATCCCAAGGATACAGATTCTCAAAGTACCCCCCGCATTCTCCGTCTAGGTGCTGGTCTCACCTTTACCCGTCCCCTGTCGTCCAATCCTTACAAAAGTTCCGTCTGGACTGCCTCAGCAGGTTTCCAGTATCAACGAGTTTCCGCCCGTGATGACAATGGCAACCTCGTAAAAACAGGAGGTCTATTTGACAGTAATGGAAATCCTATCGACCAGAATGGAAATTCTGTTCAAGTACCAATCACCACTCAATTGACCAAGTCCGCAGGAGGTCAAGACGATTTGTTGCTCTTTCAAGTGGGTGTACAGCGCGATCTTCGTAATAATCCTTTGCAACCCACAAGCGGTTCTTATTTACGCTTTGGGATTGATCAGTCAGTCCCTATAGGATTAGGCAACATTTTACTTACTAGATTACGGGGTAGTTACAGCCAATATTTACCCATCAAGCTGATTAGCCTCTCTAAAGGGCCACAAACTCTAGCATTTAACTTCCAAGCCGGAACAGTTCTCGGTGACTTGCCGCCCTACGAAGCTTTTACCCTTGGGGGCAGCAACTCCGTCCGGGGTTATGAAGAAGGAACATTAGGTAGTGGACGCTCTTATGTTCAAGCATCAGTTGAGTATCGGTTCCCAGTTTTTTCTGTAGTTAGCGGCGCACTATTTTTTGATGCTGGTAGTGACCTGGGAACTAGTACTCAGGCAGCTGAATTGCTGAATAAAAACGGTACTGGCTACGGCTATGGTCTCGGCGTTCGTGTCCAGTCTCCACTAGGGCCAATTCGCATTGACTACGGTATCAATGATGGCGGTGATAGCCGAATTAATTTCGGTATTGGGGAAAGATTTTAAAGAGACGCGATTCATCGCGTCTGTACAGGAGTCAGGAGTAGAGATGCGATTCATCGCATCTCTACAGGAGTTTTAATTCCTCACTCTTAACTCATAACTTTTTTGGATTAGCTTGCTAATTTTTACATTTACCTCAATACTGTTCCGATAAAGGGATTAATGACATTTTTAGGGGAATATCAGGGATTTTACCAAAACAGACGATGAATAATACTAAACCAAATATACTGACTTTTCGGCTATGCAACAGCACACTCTAGCAGATGAAATCACCCAAAGAGGGGTGGGATTGCATAGCGGTGTGAGTACCCAGGTGCGGATACTACCCTCAGAAGCGGGAAGTGGACGCTACTTTGTGCGGGTGGATTTACCGGATTTGCCGATTATTCCTGCCCAAGTTGCAGCAGTTAGTCACACTGTTCTCTCCACTCAGTTGGGCAAGGGTGAAGTATATGTTCGCACAGTAGAACATTTGTTGGCAGCGCTTTCGGGTATGGGTG
This Nostoc sp. KVJ3 DNA region includes the following protein-coding sequences:
- the purC gene encoding phosphoribosylaminoimidazolesuccinocarboxamide synthase, with protein sequence MSVNSKLYEGKAKILYTTDDPEVLLADFKDDATAFNAQKRGSIQGKGKINCSISSQLFKQLEAYGIKTHFIDSPSPNQMRVRAVKILPLEVVIRNIAAGSLCQQTGLPVGTILKPPLVEFYYKNDQLGDPLLTRDRLYLLKLATAEQVDAITHLALQINEFLQNFWQRCGITLVDFKLEFGLDSQQQLLLADEISPDTCRLWDTTEEDSNRRVMDKDRFRRDLGNVEDAYQEVLQRVLKAVETTS
- a CDS encoding BamA/TamA family outer membrane protein; the protein is MRLSPVLLAVVAIAVPLGGSLSANAETANSSKQTTKISTLETVPVDSRKNLESGLNLTEFTEAEKSRIVAVYPANPAAIPAAGYAYSTSGVIVPTSTTPKTAQTPIINPNSSQQPSPAPDIPPPEIQQPTPSSTPETTPVPQNVNPSTTEPLLPTTPEPSTTPDIPPSGSQQRTPTLRPGGTPSPQNVNPPTTPNPQNVNPPITPSTQPNTAPEANDPRVLVSEVVVKSQAGQLSPELEEQVYKVIRTQPGRTTTRSQLQEDINAIFGTGFFSNVQASPEDTPLGVRVSFVVQPNPVLSKVEVQANPGTGVASVLPANTVDEVFKDQYGKILNLRDLQEGIKKLNKRYQDQGYVLANVIGAPQVSENGIVTLQVAEGVVENIRVRFRNKDGQETNEKGQPIRGRTQDYIITRELELKPGQIFNRNTVQKDLQRIYGLGLFEDVNVSLDPGTDPSKVDVVVNVAERSSGSIAAGAGISSASGLFGTVSYQQQNLNGRNQKLGAEVQVGERELLFDVRYTDPWIAGDPHRTSYTVDLFRRSSISLIFQGKDRNINTFDPNNPKDTDSQSTPRILRLGAGLTFTRPLSSNPYKSSVWTASAGFQYQRVSARDDNGNLVKTGGLFDSNGNPIDQNGNSVQVPITTQLTKSAGGQDDLLLFQVGVQRDLRNNPLQPTSGSYLRFGIDQSVPIGLGNILLTRLRGSYSQYLPIKLISLSKGPQTLAFNFQAGTVLGDLPPYEAFTLGGSNSVRGYEEGTLGSGRSYVQASVEYRFPVFSVVSGALFFDAGSDLGTSTQAAELLNKNGTGYGYGLGVRVQSPLGPIRIDYGINDGGDSRINFGIGERF